A region of Candidatus Binatia bacterium DNA encodes the following proteins:
- the ruvC gene encoding crossover junction endodeoxyribonuclease RuvC, with translation MGIDPGSRVTGWALVEASGDTLRVLGSGVAAPRPGDLALRLGTIAEEIERLIAEWSPESIAVERAFVGRNVASALRLGEIRGAVLAVAGRRRLPVVDYPPATVKLAVAGSGRAEKEAVARGVSTLTGSRHVAGDATDALAVAICHLRHASFARRLVPAVR, from the coding sequence ATGGGGATCGATCCGGGGTCGCGCGTCACCGGCTGGGCGCTGGTCGAGGCAAGCGGCGACACGCTGCGCGTGCTCGGCTCCGGCGTCGCGGCACCACGTCCCGGCGACCTCGCGCTGCGGCTCGGCACGATCGCCGAAGAGATCGAGCGGCTGATCGCCGAGTGGTCGCCCGAGTCGATCGCGGTCGAGCGCGCCTTCGTCGGACGCAACGTCGCGAGCGCGCTGCGCCTCGGTGAGATCCGCGGCGCGGTGCTCGCGGTCGCGGGGCGTCGCCGGCTGCCGGTCGTCGACTACCCGCCGGCCACCGTCAAGCTCGCGGTCGCGGGCTCCGGGCGCGCGGAAAAGGAGGCGGTCGCGCGCGGCGTCAGCACCCTGACCGGCTCGCGCCACGTCGCCGGCGACGCGACCGACGCGCTCGCCGTCGCGATCTGCCACCTGCGCCACGCGAGCTTCGCGCGCCGGCTCGTGCCAGCGGTGCGCTGA
- the ruvA gene encoding Holliday junction branch migration protein RuvA produces MIGALRGKIESKSPGLVLVDVGGVVYEVAVSLQSFARLPAEGESVRLDVVTHLREDGLTLFGFLDRTEKSVFNLLRSVSGVGPKLALNILSGIPAPELRSALGGGDVQRLTRIPGVGKKIAERLVLELRERAREEELAAGVEPAAVSDGDRRDQEAVSALVNLGYRRADAEKVLREVPRDVPLEEAIREALRRFAR; encoded by the coding sequence ATGATCGGCGCGCTGCGCGGCAAGATCGAGAGCAAGTCGCCCGGCCTGGTGCTGGTCGACGTCGGCGGCGTCGTCTATGAGGTCGCCGTGTCCCTGCAGTCCTTCGCCCGGCTGCCCGCCGAAGGGGAGAGCGTGCGGCTCGACGTCGTCACGCACCTGCGCGAGGACGGGCTCACGCTGTTCGGCTTCCTCGACCGCACCGAGAAGTCGGTCTTCAACCTGCTGCGCTCGGTGAGCGGCGTCGGGCCGAAGCTGGCGCTGAACATCCTGTCGGGCATCCCGGCGCCCGAGCTGCGCAGCGCGCTCGGCGGCGGCGACGTGCAGCGCCTCACCCGCATCCCCGGCGTCGGCAAGAAGATCGCCGAGCGTCTCGTCCTCGAGCTGCGCGAGCGTGCGCGCGAAGAGGAGCTCGCGGCGGGCGTCGAGCCGGCGGCGGTGAGCGACGGCGACCGCCGCGACCAAGAGGCGGTGTCGGCGCTCGTCAACCTCGGCTACCGCCGCGCCGACGCCGAGAAGGTGCTGCGTGAGGTGCCGCGCGACGTGCCCCTCGAGGAGGCGATCCGCGAGGCGCTGCGGAGGTTCGCGCGGTGA
- the ruvB gene encoding Holliday junction branch migration DNA helicase RuvB, with amino-acid sequence MATVAVSDEEQRFEASLRPETLADYVGQESIRNTLAVAIAAARERGDVLDHVLLSGPPGLGKTSLAQIIAREMGVRCRKTQGPAIERSGDLAAILSDLEEGDVLFIDEIHGLPRKVEEVLYPAMEDFELDLVIGQGPTARTMRLALKPFTLVGATTRAGMLNAPLRDRFGTSFRLEFYAPNELIQILNRSARILGMNLSPEGAAEIARRSRGTPRIANRQLKWVRDYAQVHHPGKPVDAEVASRALELHRVDPAGLDPMDHAILLAVLDRFAGGPVGIDSLAALLGEERETIEAVYEPFLVQSGYLERTPRGRVATQRCWEHFGRVPPAGPKQGRLL; translated from the coding sequence CTGGCGACGGTCGCGGTGAGCGACGAGGAGCAGCGCTTCGAAGCGTCGCTGCGCCCCGAGACGCTCGCCGACTACGTCGGCCAGGAGTCGATCCGCAACACGCTCGCGGTCGCGATCGCGGCGGCGCGCGAGCGCGGCGACGTGCTCGACCACGTGCTGCTCTCCGGCCCGCCGGGCCTCGGCAAGACGTCGCTCGCGCAGATCATCGCGCGCGAGATGGGCGTGCGTTGCCGCAAGACGCAGGGACCGGCGATCGAGCGCAGTGGCGACCTCGCGGCGATCCTCTCCGACCTCGAGGAAGGCGACGTCCTGTTCATCGACGAGATCCACGGCCTGCCGCGCAAGGTCGAGGAGGTGCTCTATCCTGCGATGGAGGACTTCGAGCTCGACCTGGTGATCGGGCAGGGGCCGACCGCGCGCACGATGCGGCTCGCGCTCAAGCCATTCACGCTGGTCGGCGCCACGACCCGCGCCGGCATGCTGAACGCGCCGCTGCGCGACCGCTTCGGCACCTCGTTCCGGCTCGAGTTCTACGCACCGAACGAGCTGATCCAGATCCTGAACCGCTCGGCGCGCATCCTCGGCATGAACCTGTCGCCCGAGGGCGCGGCCGAGATCGCGCGCCGCTCGCGCGGCACGCCGCGCATCGCGAACCGGCAGCTCAAGTGGGTGCGCGACTACGCGCAGGTGCACCATCCGGGAAAGCCGGTCGACGCCGAGGTGGCGTCGCGCGCCCTCGAGCTGCACCGCGTCGACCCCGCGGGCCTCGATCCGATGGACCACGCGATCCTGCTCGCGGTGCTCGACCGCTTCGCGGGCGGTCCGGTGGGCATCGACAGCCTGGCCGCGCTGCTCGGCGAGGAGCGCGAGACCATCGAGGCGGTCTACGAGCCGTTCCTCGTCCAGTCGGGATACCTCGAGCGCACGCCGCGCGGCCGCGTCGCGACGCAGCGCTGCTGGGAGCACTTCGGCCGCGTCCCGCCGGCGGGACCGAAGCAGGGCCGGCTGCTATAA
- a CDS encoding DUF2905 domain-containing protein has protein sequence MPDIGRTLVFLGIVLVVVGGLFMLLSRTGVPFGLGRLPGDILIKRDGFTFYLPITTSILLSVVLSFIFWLLRR, from the coding sequence GTGCCCGACATCGGACGCACGCTCGTCTTTCTCGGCATCGTGCTCGTCGTGGTGGGCGGCCTGTTCATGCTGCTGTCCCGCACCGGCGTGCCCTTCGGTCTCGGGCGGCTGCCCGGCGACATCCTGATCAAGCGCGACGGCTTCACCTTCTACCTGCCGATCACGACCAGCATCCTGCTGAGCGTGGTGCTGTCGTTCATCTTCTGGCTGCTGCGCCGTTGA
- a CDS encoding ATP-binding protein has product MRSSTPTPADTPDRREPSRFWRRREAFLLAATLLAALFFFLFETRLPPFTTGESVSQNVVFFLLINLNIVLILLVVFLLGRNIIKLVVERRQRVLGSHLRTRLVGGFLLVAIVPAVLLFLVALGFIRSSIESWFSVQVQSALEGALDMSDTYYREGMATALRDAQEVARRLGESRKKLADQRPFLAAKRLEYAVAQIAVFDAEGAPVVTSTAERLGKAFAAPPDAEFLTEALARDEYTRVVTLDGREVLRAAARIRDAAGEVRGLVVVDQIVPRSVTRRRNEIQQSVQQYKQLKLMRRPLINNYVLTLLVAALAVVFGATWLGFVLARSITVPIQRLAEGTRRVAEGHYDERIQLESGSDEVATLVAAFNRMTANLRTTHTALAERGQTLETILANIAGGVVSIDREGRIETVNPAARTMLGIDEHVVGKPFRDAFAAKEHDAIRELLTELETRAREEVWDKLPPHRLSVESSEGAGQILATGVVLRGEDGRATGALLFFEDVTELLKVQRMEAWREVARRIAHEIKNPLTPIQLSAQRLRKRYAKELGGSVLDECTRTIIAEVEVLKNLVSEFAHFARLPTGTHVPTDLNELVDEAMVLFREAHRGIRFTFDRDPKLPPLELDRDGMRRVLTNILDNAVAAIAAVPGRSERVPAAGRGGDGDGAGEIVVRGAIDVSTRYDATRGVVGLEIADDGIGMTPEVKARLFEPYFSTKPQGTGLGLAIASAVLADHQAFIRVRDNQPRGSRFLIELPVREHTLEVPHAQPA; this is encoded by the coding sequence TTGAGGTCGAGCACGCCGACGCCCGCCGACACCCCGGACCGCCGCGAGCCGAGCCGCTTCTGGCGACGCCGCGAAGCGTTCCTGCTCGCCGCGACGCTGCTCGCGGCGCTCTTCTTCTTCCTCTTCGAGACGCGTCTGCCGCCGTTCACCACCGGCGAGTCGGTGTCGCAGAACGTCGTCTTCTTCCTCCTCATCAACCTCAACATCGTCCTGATCCTGCTGGTGGTGTTCCTGCTCGGGCGGAACATCATCAAGCTGGTCGTCGAGCGGCGTCAGCGCGTCCTGGGCTCGCACCTGCGCACGCGGCTGGTCGGCGGCTTCCTGCTGGTCGCGATCGTCCCCGCGGTGCTCCTCTTCCTGGTCGCGCTGGGCTTCATCCGCAGCTCGATCGAGAGCTGGTTCTCGGTGCAGGTGCAGAGCGCGCTCGAGGGCGCGCTCGACATGTCGGACACCTACTACCGCGAGGGCATGGCGACGGCGCTGCGCGATGCGCAGGAGGTCGCGCGACGCCTCGGCGAGTCGCGCAAGAAGCTCGCGGACCAGCGTCCGTTCCTCGCCGCGAAGCGCCTCGAGTACGCCGTCGCGCAGATCGCCGTGTTCGACGCCGAGGGCGCGCCGGTGGTGACGTCGACCGCGGAGCGGCTCGGCAAGGCGTTCGCGGCGCCGCCGGACGCCGAGTTCCTCACCGAGGCGCTCGCCCGCGACGAGTACACGCGCGTCGTGACGCTCGACGGACGCGAGGTGCTGCGCGCCGCCGCGCGCATCCGTGACGCCGCGGGCGAGGTGCGCGGCCTCGTCGTCGTCGACCAGATCGTCCCGCGCAGCGTGACGCGGCGGCGCAACGAGATCCAGCAGAGCGTGCAGCAGTACAAGCAGCTCAAGCTGATGCGCCGCCCGCTGATCAACAACTACGTGCTGACGCTGCTCGTCGCGGCGCTCGCGGTGGTGTTCGGCGCGACCTGGCTCGGCTTCGTGCTCGCGCGCAGCATCACGGTGCCGATCCAGCGCCTCGCCGAGGGCACGCGCCGCGTCGCCGAGGGACACTACGACGAGCGCATCCAGCTCGAGTCCGGCAGCGACGAGGTCGCGACGCTGGTCGCCGCCTTCAACCGGATGACGGCGAACCTGCGCACGACGCACACCGCGCTCGCCGAGCGCGGGCAGACGCTCGAGACCATCCTCGCCAACATCGCGGGCGGCGTGGTGTCGATCGACCGCGAGGGACGCATCGAGACCGTCAATCCGGCGGCGCGCACGATGCTCGGCATCGACGAGCACGTCGTCGGCAAGCCGTTCCGCGACGCGTTCGCCGCGAAGGAGCACGACGCGATCCGCGAGCTGCTCACCGAGCTCGAGACGCGCGCGCGCGAGGAGGTGTGGGACAAGCTGCCGCCGCACCGCCTGTCGGTCGAGTCGAGCGAGGGCGCGGGGCAGATCCTCGCGACGGGCGTCGTGCTGCGCGGCGAGGACGGCCGTGCGACGGGCGCGCTGCTGTTCTTCGAGGACGTCACCGAGCTGCTCAAGGTGCAGCGCATGGAGGCGTGGCGCGAGGTCGCGCGTCGCATCGCGCACGAGATCAAGAACCCGCTCACGCCGATCCAGCTCTCGGCGCAGCGGCTGCGCAAGCGCTACGCCAAGGAGCTCGGCGGCTCGGTGCTCGACGAGTGCACGCGGACGATCATCGCCGAGGTCGAGGTGCTGAAGAACCTGGTCAGCGAGTTCGCGCACTTCGCGCGCCTGCCGACCGGGACGCACGTGCCGACCGATCTGAACGAGCTGGTCGACGAGGCGATGGTGCTGTTCCGCGAGGCGCACCGCGGCATCCGCTTCACCTTCGACCGCGACCCGAAGCTGCCGCCGCTCGAGCTCGACCGCGACGGCATGCGGCGCGTGCTGACCAACATCCTCGACAACGCGGTGGCGGCGATCGCGGCGGTGCCGGGACGCAGCGAGCGCGTGCCGGCGGCGGGACGCGGCGGCGACGGCGACGGCGCGGGCGAGATCGTCGTGCGCGGCGCGATCGACGTCTCGACGCGCTACGACGCCACGCGCGGCGTGGTCGGCCTCGAGATCGCGGACGACGGCATCGGCATGACGCCCGAGGTCAAGGCGCGGCTGTTCGAGCCGTACTTCTCGACCAAGCCGCAGGGCACGGGCCTCGGGCTCGCGATCGCATCCGCGGTGCTCGCCGACCACCAGGCCTTCATCCGCGTGCGCGACAACCAGCCGCGCGGCAGCCGCTTCCTGATCGAGCTGCCGGTCCGCGAGCACACGCTCGAGGTGCCGCACGCGCAGCCCGCGTGA
- the lpxC gene encoding UDP-3-O-acyl-N-acetylglucosamine deacetylase: MSNPSKTILVVDDEEQIRQSLRGVLSDEGFAVIEAGDGKRALELLREGKPDLVILDVWLPEIDGIALLEQIKTTHPDLPVIIICGHANIEAAVRATRLGAIDFIEKPFSLEALLGSIERALGCTDGSDADDGSVVTGRGVAVAPHVAPGEDGYLPQRTIGKSVVASGQGLHSGIRTGVILHPMPPDTGIVFQSLATEKSVPALVEFADSTGYATTLFRNGFSAKTVEHLLATLHGYGVTNLLVKMENEVPALDGSALEFCHLIEEAGVVDQPGPGITPYVVKRPFHIEEGQSVLDVEPYDGFAIDYTLIYPAPVGQQRYVFEYRGPDSFRDEVAPARTFGFVHEFTRLAAAGLAAGGRLDNCILIGDDGVINGELRFPDEFVRHKILDVMGDFALLGRPLRGKIIARATGHRHNVAMVRELLAAEAQAGGA; this comes from the coding sequence GTGTCGAATCCGAGCAAGACCATCCTGGTCGTCGACGACGAGGAGCAGATCCGCCAGAGCCTGCGCGGGGTCCTGAGCGACGAGGGCTTCGCGGTGATCGAGGCGGGCGACGGGAAACGCGCCCTGGAGCTGCTGCGCGAGGGCAAGCCCGACCTCGTGATCCTCGACGTCTGGCTGCCCGAGATCGACGGCATCGCGCTCCTCGAGCAGATCAAGACGACCCACCCCGACCTGCCGGTGATCATCATCTGCGGCCACGCCAACATCGAGGCGGCGGTGCGCGCGACCCGGCTCGGGGCGATCGACTTCATCGAGAAGCCGTTCTCGCTCGAGGCCCTGCTGGGCTCGATCGAGCGCGCGCTCGGCTGCACGGACGGCAGCGACGCCGACGACGGCTCGGTGGTCACCGGACGCGGCGTCGCGGTGGCGCCGCACGTCGCGCCGGGCGAGGACGGCTACCTGCCGCAGCGCACGATCGGCAAGAGCGTCGTGGCGAGCGGGCAGGGGCTGCACTCCGGGATCCGCACCGGCGTGATCCTGCACCCGATGCCGCCCGACACCGGCATCGTCTTCCAGAGCCTCGCGACGGAGAAGAGCGTGCCCGCGCTGGTCGAGTTCGCGGACTCGACGGGCTACGCGACGACGCTGTTCCGCAACGGCTTCAGCGCCAAGACCGTCGAGCACCTGCTCGCGACGCTGCACGGCTACGGCGTCACCAATCTCCTCGTCAAGATGGAAAACGAGGTGCCGGCGCTCGACGGCTCGGCGCTCGAGTTCTGCCATCTGATCGAGGAGGCGGGCGTCGTCGACCAGCCGGGCCCCGGGATCACGCCCTACGTCGTCAAGCGTCCGTTCCACATCGAGGAAGGGCAGAGCGTCCTCGACGTCGAGCCCTACGACGGCTTCGCCATCGACTACACGCTGATCTATCCGGCTCCGGTGGGACAGCAGCGCTACGTCTTCGAGTACCGCGGTCCGGATTCGTTCCGCGACGAGGTCGCGCCGGCGCGCACCTTCGGCTTCGTGCACGAGTTCACGCGTCTTGCCGCGGCCGGTCTCGCCGCCGGCGGCCGGCTCGACAACTGCATCCTGATCGGCGACGACGGCGTGATCAACGGCGAGCTGCGCTTCCCCGACGAGTTCGTGCGCCACAAGATCCTCGACGTGATGGGCGACTTCGCGCTGCTCGGGCGTCCGCTGCGCGGCAAGATCATCGCGCGCGCGACCGGCCACCGGCACAACGTCGCGATGGTGCGCGAGCTGCTCGCCGCCGAGGCGCAGGCGGGCGGGGCGTAG
- the gspN gene encoding type II secretion system protein GspN encodes MTAIPAKAAPRGFVGAALGVLRTRARLLGYAAFFLVVFLIALLRTLPHDLIARRALEVALAAAPIEVGFREVSFAFPNGYRFSDVRVTSARGDGPLASLSELTVRMPLLSALTGNFRRAVFAGRAYGGELHGDVQLAGERVVGSLDARGVSLAPALAPLVPPPGRIAGTADLSLRLSGDGRTTQSAEGEIELSARNVALEEVTVRGFRVPDLALGTVTGSAQLFGSRLQVKELRTAGDQLTFAATGDVLLREPVAQSVLNLRLTIDVPADAPPALRVATALLPKRGPGQNQGYTLKGTIGAPVLR; translated from the coding sequence ATGACGGCGATCCCGGCCAAGGCGGCGCCGCGCGGCTTCGTGGGCGCGGCGCTCGGCGTGCTGCGCACCCGCGCGCGGCTGCTCGGCTACGCGGCCTTCTTCCTGGTCGTGTTCTTGATCGCGCTGCTGCGCACGCTGCCGCACGACCTGATCGCGCGGCGCGCGCTCGAGGTGGCGCTCGCCGCGGCGCCGATCGAGGTCGGCTTCCGCGAGGTCTCGTTCGCCTTCCCGAACGGCTACCGCTTCTCGGACGTGCGGGTGACGTCGGCGCGGGGCGACGGACCGCTGGCCTCGCTGAGCGAGCTCACCGTCCGGATGCCGCTGCTGTCGGCGCTCACCGGCAACTTCCGACGCGCCGTCTTCGCTGGACGCGCGTACGGCGGCGAGCTGCACGGCGACGTCCAGCTCGCGGGCGAGCGCGTCGTCGGGTCGCTGGACGCGCGCGGCGTGTCGCTCGCGCCGGCGCTCGCCCCGCTCGTGCCGCCGCCCGGGCGCATCGCCGGCACCGCGGACCTGTCGCTGCGGCTCTCGGGCGACGGGCGCACGACGCAGAGCGCGGAGGGCGAGATCGAGCTCTCGGCGCGCAACGTCGCGCTCGAGGAGGTCACCGTGCGCGGCTTCCGCGTGCCCGACCTCGCGCTCGGCACCGTCACGGGCTCGGCACAGCTCTTCGGCTCGCGGCTGCAGGTCAAGGAGCTGCGCACCGCGGGCGACCAGCTCACGTTCGCCGCGACGGGCGACGTGCTGCTACGCGAGCCGGTCGCGCAGAGCGTGCTCAACCTGCGCTTGACGATCGACGTGCCGGCCGACGCGCCGCCCGCGCTGCGCGTCGCGACCGCGCTACTGCCGAAGCGCGGCCCCGGGCAGAACCAGGGCTACACGCTGAAGGGCACGATCGGCGCGCCGGTGCTGCGCTAG
- the gspM gene encoding type II secretion system protein GspM gives MTPARPDVAALARFVRPLRERASEALGRLEPRERMLVLAALAVTALLVVWLGVIEPLGDAISRLDRDVQRARNDAGSIGELVARYRALRSEVEALERGASAGNGGPSLFAQLESLSVPIAGRERIVAMNPSTRTISNELTEEMVEMRIEGITMRALVNLLYAIENRDPPMSVERVAVKRQYKDQTRVDATVVVARIRPQ, from the coding sequence ATGACGCCCGCCCGGCCCGACGTCGCAGCGCTCGCCCGCTTCGTGCGGCCGCTCCGCGAGCGCGCCTCGGAAGCGCTCGGACGCCTCGAGCCCCGCGAGCGCATGCTCGTGCTCGCGGCGCTCGCGGTGACCGCGCTGCTCGTCGTCTGGCTCGGCGTGATCGAGCCGCTCGGCGACGCGATCTCCCGCCTCGACCGCGACGTCCAGCGGGCGCGCAACGACGCGGGCAGCATCGGCGAGCTGGTCGCGCGCTACCGCGCGCTGCGCAGCGAGGTCGAGGCGCTCGAGCGCGGCGCGAGCGCCGGCAACGGCGGTCCGTCGCTGTTCGCGCAGCTCGAGTCGCTGTCGGTGCCGATCGCCGGACGCGAGCGCATCGTGGCGATGAACCCGTCGACGCGCACGATCAGCAACGAGCTCACCGAGGAGATGGTCGAGATGCGCATCGAGGGCATCACGATGCGCGCGCTGGTCAACCTGCTCTACGCGATCGAGAACCGCGACCCGCCGATGAGCGTCGAGCGCGTCGCCGTCAAGCGTCAATACAAGGACCAGACCCGCGTCGACGCGACGGTCGTGGTCGCGCGGATCCGCCCGCAATGA
- a CDS encoding type II secretion system protein GspL codes for MLALGVDATQDALTIALLETGARTTRLVGTWREPRDPSRPLAEQLRALVERHVPNAPDAVGSALPGAAVSHRVVHLPFADASRLAATVPFELESLVPFDVETGVIAFTVLEREAEGAAVLAAIAQRADVERHLEEMRAAGLEPAVVEVATLALAGLARPRSGDALVLDPRADGGFALFRDGRLVTFRVVDAPTAAERARELRWAALALLDGEAVPPVLLAAPPDEATRALVGALGAEQIPLATSLPPWAASAPAADLRAVALAARAAGLTPLSLDFRTGDLAYHAPSEEAWHQLRIAGWLAVAAVVLGLAAFGAAIAERRAELAMLQGEIARAVADVLPGAAPGTERTKLEGAIQTLEKRREALGGAAAGRPTTLELLRGIHAAVPEQVPVVIEDFAIDDDGVRIRGRTDSYESVDVVKRALQSVPGLTDPEVKDVKTGVDGRIEFRVALRFAPERA; via the coding sequence GTGCTGGCGCTCGGCGTCGACGCGACGCAGGACGCGCTGACCATCGCGCTGCTCGAGACGGGCGCTCGCACGACGCGTCTCGTCGGCACCTGGCGCGAGCCGCGCGACCCCTCGCGTCCGCTCGCGGAGCAGCTGCGCGCGCTCGTCGAGCGGCACGTGCCGAACGCTCCCGACGCCGTCGGGAGCGCGCTACCCGGGGCGGCGGTCAGCCACCGCGTGGTGCATCTGCCGTTCGCGGACGCGAGCCGCCTCGCCGCGACCGTGCCGTTCGAGCTCGAGAGCCTGGTGCCGTTCGACGTCGAGACCGGCGTCATCGCCTTCACCGTCCTCGAGCGCGAGGCGGAGGGCGCGGCGGTGCTGGCGGCGATCGCGCAGCGCGCCGACGTCGAGCGTCACCTCGAGGAGATGCGCGCCGCGGGGCTCGAGCCCGCGGTGGTCGAGGTCGCGACGCTCGCGCTCGCCGGGCTCGCGCGGCCGCGCAGCGGCGACGCGCTCGTCCTCGACCCGCGCGCCGATGGCGGCTTCGCGCTGTTCCGCGACGGACGGCTCGTCACCTTCCGCGTGGTCGACGCGCCCACCGCGGCGGAGCGCGCGCGCGAGCTGCGCTGGGCGGCGCTCGCGCTCCTCGACGGCGAAGCGGTGCCGCCCGTGCTGCTCGCCGCACCGCCCGACGAGGCGACGCGCGCCCTGGTCGGCGCGCTCGGCGCGGAGCAGATCCCGCTCGCGACCAGCCTGCCGCCCTGGGCGGCGAGCGCACCGGCGGCCGATCTGCGCGCGGTCGCGCTCGCGGCGCGCGCCGCCGGGCTCACGCCGCTCAGCCTCGACTTCCGCACCGGCGACCTCGCCTACCACGCGCCGAGCGAGGAGGCGTGGCACCAGCTGCGCATCGCGGGCTGGCTCGCGGTCGCGGCGGTCGTGCTCGGCCTCGCGGCCTTCGGCGCGGCGATCGCCGAGCGGCGCGCCGAGCTGGCCATGCTGCAGGGCGAGATCGCGCGCGCCGTCGCCGACGTGCTGCCCGGCGCCGCCCCGGGCACCGAGCGGACGAAGCTCGAGGGCGCAATCCAGACGCTCGAGAAGCGGCGCGAAGCGCTCGGCGGCGCGGCGGCCGGCCGCCCGACCACGCTCGAGCTGCTGCGCGGCATCCACGCCGCGGTGCCCGAGCAGGTGCCGGTGGTCATCGAGGACTTCGCGATCGACGACGACGGCGTGCGCATCCGCGGCCGCACCGACAGCTACGAGTCGGTCGACGTCGTGAAGCGCGCGCTGCAAAGCGTCCCCGGGCTCACCGACCCCGAGGTCAAGGACGTGAAGACCGGCGTCGACGGACGGATCGAGTTCCGCGTCGCGCTGCGCTTCGCGCCGGAGCGAGCATGA
- the gspK gene encoding type II secretion system minor pseudopilin GspK: MSARRRLRRIFGDRGVGVRGTGVRDERGMALLAALFAVALLTVIVVEMTDATLVHTHLTRNAGNAMAAQLLARSAEVAGEALITSDDTNDPDVTCPNGLWAAPIIGVPVGPGVVGLQITDEGGKLDLNAVGDARYRAAVQELFSLLGLDPDLVDRIAAWIASPSSGSPMATGEASDYCALPMPCEPRQRPMSTLEELLLIRGFDEQTLRVLRPYVTVIPRTEQQRSSGPLQPVNLNTADWRVLRALGCDVGESDAPPACPSFPTDEQEQTWRNEVEEWKKQKCAGARREWLGTKSNLYSIRASGTVGDVTQVLRTTVQRSGGRARRLWWQERPVADVMPVEIS; this comes from the coding sequence GTGAGCGCGCGTCGTCGCCTCCGTCGGATCTTCGGCGACCGCGGCGTCGGCGTCCGCGGCACGGGCGTCCGCGACGAGCGCGGCATGGCGCTGCTCGCGGCGCTGTTCGCGGTCGCGCTGCTCACGGTGATCGTCGTCGAGATGACCGACGCGACGCTCGTCCACACCCACCTGACGCGCAACGCCGGCAACGCGATGGCCGCACAGCTCCTCGCGCGCTCGGCCGAGGTCGCGGGCGAGGCGCTGATCACCTCGGACGACACCAACGACCCGGACGTGACCTGTCCGAACGGCCTCTGGGCGGCGCCGATCATCGGCGTTCCCGTCGGGCCGGGCGTGGTCGGCCTGCAGATCACCGACGAGGGCGGCAAGCTCGATCTCAACGCCGTCGGCGACGCGCGCTACCGCGCCGCGGTGCAGGAGCTCTTCAGCCTGCTCGGCCTCGACCCGGACCTGGTCGACCGCATCGCCGCCTGGATCGCGTCGCCGAGCAGCGGCTCGCCGATGGCAACCGGGGAAGCGAGCGACTATTGTGCGCTTCCCATGCCGTGCGAGCCGCGCCAGCGTCCGATGTCGACGCTCGAGGAGCTGCTGCTGATCCGCGGCTTCGACGAGCAGACGCTGCGCGTCCTGCGGCCCTACGTCACGGTGATCCCGCGCACCGAGCAGCAGCGCTCGTCGGGTCCGCTGCAGCCCGTCAATCTCAACACCGCGGACTGGCGCGTCCTGCGCGCGCTCGGCTGCGACGTCGGCGAGAGCGACGCGCCACCCGCCTGCCCGTCCTTCCCGACCGACGAGCAGGAGCAGACCTGGCGCAACGAGGTCGAGGAGTGGAAGAAGCAGAAGTGCGCCGGCGCGCGCCGCGAGTGGCTCGGCACGAAGAGCAACCTGTACTCGATCCGCGCCTCGGGCACGGTCGGTGACGTGACGCAGGTCTTGCGAACGACGGTGCAGCGCTCGGGCGGACGCGCGCGGCGCCTGTGGTGGCAGGAGCGTCCGGTCGCGGACGTCATGCCGGTGGAGATCTCCTGA
- a CDS encoding prepilin-type N-terminal cleavage/methylation domain-containing protein, with the protein MNAARKHEAGFSLLEMLIALAIVAILALAQAAPFQRAISSREHAEAAMERANAARLTLQRLAEELTGAVALPDERGRFTVLDRSDEFPASEISFATTQARRMRAGVQDPIELVRYRLEPGPRGSAGGVLMKDQLPSVAAEGTPPATSPILEDVALFTVRVLPETGSELLTAWRGGQDGVAIPRAVELELALADDSDNPPVYRLLIDLPMGGRSRS; encoded by the coding sequence ATGAACGCCGCGAGGAAACACGAAGCCGGCTTCTCGCTGCTCGAGATGCTGATCGCGCTCGCGATCGTCGCGATCCTCGCGCTCGCGCAGGCCGCTCCCTTCCAGCGCGCGATCAGCTCGCGCGAGCACGCCGAGGCCGCGATGGAGCGCGCCAACGCCGCGCGCCTCACGCTGCAGCGCCTCGCCGAGGAGCTGACCGGCGCCGTGGCGCTGCCCGACGAGCGCGGCCGCTTCACCGTCCTCGACCGCAGCGACGAGTTCCCGGCGAGCGAGATCAGCTTCGCGACCACGCAGGCGCGGCGCATGCGCGCGGGCGTGCAGGACCCGATCGAGCTCGTGCGCTACCGCCTCGAGCCCGGTCCCCGCGGCTCGGCGGGCGGCGTGCTGATGAAGGACCAGCTGCCGTCGGTCGCCGCCGAGGGCACGCCGCCCGCGACCAGCCCGATCCTCGAGGACGTGGCCCTCTTCACCGTGCGCGTGCTGCCCGAGACCGGCAGCGAGCTGCTCACCGCCTGGCGCGGCGGGCAGGACGGCGTGGCGATCCCGCGCGCCGTCGAGCTCGAGCTCGCGCTCGCCGACGACAGCGACAACCCGCCCGTCTACCGCCTGCTGATCGACCTGCCGATGGGCGGACGGAGCCGGTCGTGA